The sequence AGGCGGGGTTCCTTAATGCGATCGAGGTCCGCCAGCAACCCGACAACGCCGACTGGGACGCCGAGGATGTGAACTACAACACGTTCCGCTGGATCACCTCGAGCGCCGGATTTGCAATGGGACCCTCGCGAGCCAACCCGCTCAACGGCCAGATTCTCAATGCCTCGATCATTTTCGACGCCGATTTCCTGCGGTTCTGGAAGACGGAATACGAAGTGTTCACCCCGCACGGCATCGCGGCCCTGACCGGCGGCGCACTGGACTTGCAGACGTACGAAGAAGAGGCCCATCATGGTTCGCGCGGCCATGCGCTCGACGATCATTGCAACCTCGAGGAGGGCGAATCGCGGCAGTTCGCCTTCGGTTCGGCCGTGCTCATGGGCCGGGCAGGTGCGCAGTTGACCGACGCGGAACAGGACCGGCTCGTGGCCGAGGGTCTCAAGGAAGTGACGATGCACGAGGTCGGGCACACGCTCGGCCTACGGCATAACTTCAAGGCCAGCTCGCAATTCTCGCTCGAAGACATCAACAACCCGGAGAAGACCAAAGAATCCGGGATGGGGTCGAGCGTGATGGACTACTATCCGGTCAACGTCGTTCCCGCGGGCGTCAAGCAGGGGAACTTTTATTCGCCGACGATCGGAAGCTACGACATGTGGGCGATTGAATACGGCTACAAGCCGATCAGCGCCTCCGACTCCGAGGGAGAAGTCGCGGAGTTGAACAAGATCGCCGCGCGGAGCGGCGAGCCGGGGTTGTCGTATTCGCCCGATGAAGACACTCGCGGGATCGATTCCGATCCGCTCTCCAATCGTTTCGACTTGGGCAACGACCCGGTCGCGTTTGCCAAACAGCGGGCGAAAGTGGTGAACGAGGTCTGGCCGAAGCTCGTCGATAAGGTAACGAAGGAGGGGGACGGCTATCAGCGGGTGCGGCAGGCCTTCGGCGTGCTGCTCTCGGAAGAAGGGGAGTCGATGTACTTCGCCGCGCGGTATGTCGGCGGCGTGTACGTGAGCCGCAGCCACAAGGGCGACGCCCACTCGGCCGATCCATACGTCGTGGCAGAGCCCGCGAAGCAGCGCGATGCGCTCAAACTGATGGAAGAGCAGGTCTTCAATGACGCACCATTCCAATTCCCGCCGAGCCTGTACAACCACATGGCGGCGACGCGCTGGTCGCATTGGGGAAGCGAAGTGCCGCCGCGGAACGATTATCCGGTGCACCAGGTGATCGCACTCTGGCAAGACCGAATCCTCCAACAGTTGCTTTCGCCACTGACGCTTACGCGGATTTCCGACTCTGAACTCAAGGTGCCCGCGGATCAGGATGCCTTCACGGCAGTCGAGTTGATTCACGGCTTGACTGCGGCGATTTTCGCGGAAACGGAAAAGCTGCCGGCGGGAGACTATACCAACCGTAAGCCGGCGATCAGCAGCCTGCGGCGGAACTTGCAACGGATTTATCTCAAGCGGCTTTCGGGTTTGGCGATGGGAGAAACTCAAGCCCCGCCGGATTGCCAGACGATCGCCTACAGCGAACTGAAGTCGCTCGAGGAGCGGATCGACAAGCTGCTCAAGGACAACACGAAGCTCGACGACTACTCGAAGGCGCACCTCTTGGAAACCTCCAACCGAATCGCCAAGG comes from Pirellulales bacterium and encodes:
- a CDS encoding zinc-dependent metalloprotease, yielding MLSRLGLLVPGVLLLLTSAVVIAEETKPTGDKSPAAKSDAANSASGSTTAKSTEAKADNSASSDESSSGGSGREGKSKYAPFATVTKDYKSVSGLVPLFHKEGSVLAEFSNSTLNRDFIVVISIARGIGHGQILGGMSWGGNGEDAIWQFRKVDDHIQVVRRNVRFTAAKGSPEERAVGIAYTDSIMFSLPITSISPSGGYIVDLNQIFMTDFPEISHDLPGYSFSANRSTWAEVRGYPDNVELEVAATYGSAGLMDLDSVPDSRAVTINIHYSLSLLPQNGYRPRLADDRVGYFVTAMKDYSHKVDDDRFVRYITRWDLQKAEPSAEQSPPKKPIIFWLEKTVPFKFRKPIREGILEWNKAFEKAGFLNAIEVRQQPDNADWDAEDVNYNTFRWITSSAGFAMGPSRANPLNGQILNASIIFDADFLRFWKTEYEVFTPHGIAALTGGALDLQTYEEEAHHGSRGHALDDHCNLEEGESRQFAFGSAVLMGRAGAQLTDAEQDRLVAEGLKEVTMHEVGHTLGLRHNFKASSQFSLEDINNPEKTKESGMGSSVMDYYPVNVVPAGVKQGNFYSPTIGSYDMWAIEYGYKPISASDSEGEVAELNKIAARSGEPGLSYSPDEDTRGIDSDPLSNRFDLGNDPVAFAKQRAKVVNEVWPKLVDKVTKEGDGYQRVRQAFGVLLSEEGESMYFAARYVGGVYVSRSHKGDAHSADPYVVAEPAKQRDALKLMEEQVFNDAPFQFPPSLYNHMAATRWSHWGSEVPPRNDYPVHQVIALWQDRILQQLLSPLTLTRISDSELKVPADQDAFTAVELIHGLTAAIFAETEKLPAGDYTNRKPAISSLRRNLQRIYLKRLSGLAMGETQAPPDCQTIAYSELKSLEERIDKLLKDNTKLDDYSKAHLLETSNRIAKVTDARLLLKMP